The nucleotide sequence GCCCATAAaggagactttaaaaaaaaggtcttCAGAGGTGCTGCCTGACTCAGTAGTTCACCTTTTTATTGCAGGATCGTAACACTTTCCACCGATTTGACAAATTCAATGCCAAATATAATCCCATTGGTGAGTCCATCCTGAGAGAGATCTTCATCAAAACGGACAACTACATTGAGGGGAAATACTTTGGTCACATTATTAAGGTGCTCACTGTATCCACAAACACTCGAAGTTGCAAGCACTTGTTTCTTACACAGAGCAGTCGTTTCTGGTACCTGGAGGCGGGCTCTCTGGGCTTTGGCGCCCTCTGGCTGACTTGTTGTGTCTCTTCTTCTTAGGAGGTGATGGCCGACTTGGAGGAGAGCAAGTACCAGAACGTGGAGCTCAGGCTGTCAATCTACGGCCGCTCCAGAAACGAGTGGGACAAACTGGCCATATGGGCAGTCAAACATCAGGTCTACTCCGACAACGTGCGCTGGCTTGTCCAAGTGCCACGACTCTTGTGAGTTTAAAAAGAGTAGcaaactgaattaaataaacaacagtGAAAAAGCAGTCCCCTCTCTCTTTAGAGCAGATTTTAAGTAAGATAATAATAACTGGTGATACTTGCACACCCTTGTTGCTAAGCTACTCGAAGTTATGTAACAtttgtaaatataaatgtgGTGTTGTGATATATCATGTGACAAAAATTGAGTGATAAAAAGAAGAGTAGCAACGTAACTAAGTTGTCGTGCATCTTCTCCATGCCTGAAAAGAGACACTGTTTAGATTTTtactgtgtttagtttttgttgtttgtttttgtgtcatttatatAACTTATACTGAAAACTAAGCATTTCCATGTATCTAGCAACTTTCACACAAATCCAAGTCAATATTATGAATGATCCTTCTGTAAATATCTGTTGAATACATgagtaaaataaagatttgataTCTATTATTTCCTCAAACAATTCTTCAGTTATCTCCCCTGTGGGCTTCTtgaattgtttttcttgtttcttcaAGTGACGTCTACCACACGAAGAAACAGCTGTGCAACTTCCAAGAAATGCTGGAGAATATCTTCATGCCTCTGTTTGAGGTTACGGTCGACCCCAGCAGCCACCCAGAGCTGCACCTCTTCCTTCAGCACGTACGACATCTAAGCTTTTTTGGTCATTCGCTTTTACTGCAGTCACTTTTTGGGTAGTCGTTTTATTGATCTGCTCTTCATCCAACAGGTTGTGGGGTTCGACAGCGTGGATGATGAATCAAAACCAGAGCAACATATCTTCAACCTGGACAGTCCGCTCCCAGTCAACTGGACAGAAGAGGACAACCCGCCCTATTCCTACTACCTCTACTACATGTATACAAACATGACTGTGCTGAATCACCTGCGCAGGTACATAAATCATACTTTACTTGATCTGACTGCCCAAGATTTTTGATCCGTGATtgtatattttttgtgttttcaacaTCAGTAAGACAAATAAATCAGTCCTTAATGTGTCATTTTAGCTATTAAcgggttttttttgttatagtTGTCAGTATCTTGGTCTCTGATAAGAATAGGTGAAGatttttaatgcatttgtaAAAGGAAGTGTTAAAAAATTACTTTCCTTTCAAAAAATGCCCGCTTGCAAAATCTGCTGTACAGTTTGTCAACCTTAGTTTTAATCACAAAAAGACAGTTTTTGTAAAGTACATGCAGCACATCAATAATAAAGATTAGTAACATTATTGGATAAAAAAGGTGAAAAGCCCAGATTTATCTCATGTGAATTAAGCTGAAAAAACTTTGATAACAAATGCAAATTCTGTGTTTCGACAGTGCTTAAGGTTACAGACTAGATAATGCACACTGGGGATTTGCCCTTTGCTTTTATCTGCCATCTTCTTTGTATATGAGTCACTGGGAAGCAGCAAAGAGTGTTCATTTACGCTGAGCACTAACACAGCTGAACTCACCTCCCACTATTGTGTGGCTTTATCGTTCCAGGCAGCGGGGCTTCCACACACTCGTCCTACGTCCTCACTGTGGCGAGGCGGGGCCGATCCATCACCTGGTTTCTGGTTTCATGCTGTCCGAGAATATCTCCCATGGGCTGCTGCTCAGGAAGGTGTGACCTTCAACAGCTGTTGTGCAGCTGTTTACCTCACATACAGGGGACGTTATCTTTCCAAAAGTTTATGAGGGCCTCAGATtatagattattattattagattttatttattatgtattaTGTTTCTTCCTTATGAGATCTTGGAAAATTAGACCTGATGTACTTCTGATGCTTTGGTTGTTACAGAGTCATCATTGTGCCATGTTTTCTTTCCAGGCTCCTGTGCTGCAGTATCTATACTACCTAGCCCAGGTAGGCATCGCCATGTCTCCTCTCAGCAATAACAGCCTGTTTCTCAGCTACCATCGTAACCCTCTACCAGAGTACCTGTCCAGAGGCCTCATGGTCTCCCTGTCTACAGATGACCCTCTGCAATTTCACTTTACCAAGGTAAGTCAAACATTTAATAACATGCTTTAAACCTCCACCTTCACTAAGTCATAACTAAGTCAAAAtgtatttctatagcacattttgAGATAAACCTCacaacaaaataatttttaaaaagagcaagCACAAGTCTAAAAAGAAAGAgaccactgagtccacagatctccAGCTCGGCGGGAGAGAATCTCCGAGCCTGGGAGCCACTGTTGGAAAAGCTCTGTGCTTTGCAGACACAGGAACCAATCAGAAACAAGCTGCTCATGATTGGTAGATTCAAATTCAACAAATTCAGACTTGTTATTTCAGTTTGGCATAAAAAACACAGAGATCCACACTCTTGCACCCACTATATTGctcccacctgtgtgtgtgtgcgtgcgcgtgcgtgcgtgtgtgtgcgtgtgcgtgtgtgtgtgtgtgtgttttcttcatTCTGATGCACTTCAGCTCcaggttttgcttttttttaactactttttGAAAAGGCAATTTCAACAAGTGATGTTTATTTTAGGTACTTTTTGgggtttatttattattattcagttttTGGTAATTCTACCCTCCCTCAGTGTTTACTCCTTTTCTACTTCTACATTTAACCTcgtttatatttttgtgttctaATGTAATTAAGTTGGTTCAGCAAATTCAGCTTTGGATATTTCAAATAAACTTTAAGCTCTTCAGACAAAATCTTTAAATTTTCAACTTTAACTTTGCATTTTCACTACAAAATGCTTTTATATAATTGTCTTTGTATTTTTAGGAGCCATTGATGGAAGAGTACAGCATTGCTGCTCAAGTGTGGAAACTGAGCTCCTGTGACATGTGTGAGCTTGCCAGAAACAGTGTACTGATGAGTGGATTTTCTCATAAGGTATACATTTTTTGTTGCATATCACAAATTCTGGTGTTCTGCAGAGTgtttaataatatatatatattttttttaaatcaggcaAAGCGTTACTGGCTGGGCCCAAACTACATTAAGGAGGGACAGGAAGGCAACGACATCAGGCGAACCAACGTTCCTGACATCCGTGTGGCGTACCGATACGAGACCATGTGTGAGGAGTTAAATTTAATCACACAGGCCATTCACACAGATGAGCTGGAGACCATCAGAGAGGAGGGAAGCCTTTGTATGGGAGCTGTGCAGGCGGAGAAGTGACCATgctgaacaacacaaacaaaattcTCACCACATTCCGTGTTTTTACATCAGGACATTGCACAGATTTACATATAAACATATCACATcatggaaaaagagaaaagctaCGCTATAGGAAGATAATGAGAGCTGCTAGTAGCCAATATCAGAGAGAGAATTTACAGTCTGTGTGCCCAAGGTGTTtgcttctttctttattttatcaCAGTAATTAGAATTTCATGACATCTcttgttctttattttgttttgtttttttaatggttgGTGACCATGTTGTGTCATATTTACATGTTGGTACAATGTAATTCTTCCTGTATCAGATTTGAGCAACGTTCACATTCAAAATTTTATCAAACtcataaaaaaatacactggatCCAACAAAGAAAGAAGACAACCTAACTCCAGGGTAACTCCATAAAGGTCTGGAGCTGATACAGAGGACACTAAGGTCCCGCTCTTTGAGGCCTTTCTTAACTAAACCAAGATCAACTGTTTTGAGCATCCATAAAAAGTTTAAACTATTAACAAAGAAGAGCGCACAGAAACTATCCAACTATGTCTCAAAAGTAAGGCGGGTGTTCAAGGCACCAGTAATGCAGGCCATACAAAGGATATATGGATGAGTGGAAATGTAGTGAAGAGTGTTGTGTAAGTTCCCATGGAGAGTAAACTAAAGTTGACTATATAGACGTGGAAGGCTGCCAGAGAAATGGAGCAGATGAACTCCCGGGCTTTTATAACCTGAAATAACCTGAACCTTAAACTTAAACTTAAGCAAAACACCATACAGCAAGAATTCACATTACCTTTAgagcaacaaaataaactatgcCTCTGCAGTCACAGTGATACCTGAGGAAAGAGTTAAACACTAGCGTGGACTCAAGGACAAACTGATTAGAATTCAGTGGTCAAAGATTAACGTCATCGTGACTTCACAAATTCATTTTTTTGGTCAGACTAGTGACACTAGTCCTTTGTATTCACTTTTAAATTACTTCAAAATCTTTACAACTCTTATTTTTTCCCATATTATTTTCTATATCTCTTATTACCTCATTTTGCCCCTAAATTGTAGAAGTCTATCTCATGATAAAGACAGAGGCAAAGCTAGAATTTCTTGGCCTGTGGTAAACAAATATCAGAGAACTAATTAGGTCGGTTATTTTCCACACCCTCCAAAGGCCTGAATGATGCTTAAGTCCCATTTTTCTCTGTGCACACACCCACAGTATTAGTAAATCAAATTTGCATCTACAGACTGTGGTTTGTGTAACAAGTTGAGCTGCAGCAGTCATGTCCTTTTTATGAGCAGGTGATTGATTTTGACTGAATGGGGTCGCACGTGTTTCCAGTCACACTAAATGAATTATT is from Oreochromis niloticus isolate F11D_XX linkage group LG20, O_niloticus_UMD_NMBU, whole genome shotgun sequence and encodes:
- the ampd2b gene encoding AMP deaminase 2 isoform X2; this encodes MDGKYKEIAEELFSRSLAESEMRSAPYEFPEDSPIEQLEEKRHRLERQISQDVKFEPDILLRAKQEFMKTDSASDLEYMKEQSQIPDLQEREPVPEREYQRVTISGEEKCGVPFTDLLDAAKCVVKALFIRQKYMGLSLQSFCRTTARYLQELSERPLDLDIYEEEIPETTVTANATVHPPVSKTHPYENVDPASMPPDMGYGCKMVDGVMHLYTTRNTMDKTTELDLPYPDLQEYIADMNVMMALIINGPVKSFCYRRLQYLSSKFQMHILLNEMKELAAQKKVPHRDFYNIRKVDTHIHASSCMNQKHLLRFIKRAMKKYPKEIVHMERGKGQTLMEVFESMNLTAFDLSVDTLDMHADRNTFHRFDKFNAKYNPIGESILREIFIKTDNYIEGKYFGHIIKEVMADLEESKYQNVELRLSIYGRSRNEWDKLAIWAVKHQVYSDNVRWLVQVPRLFDVYHTKKQLCNFQEMLENIFMPLFEVTVDPSSHPELHLFLQHVVGFDSVDDESKPEQHIFNLDSPLPVNWTEEDNPPYSYYLYYMYTNMTVLNHLRRQRGFHTLVLRPHCGEAGPIHHLVSGFMLSENISHGLLLRKAPVLQYLYYLAQVGIAMSPLSNNSLFLSYHRNPLPEYLSRGLMVSLSTDDPLQFHFTKEPLMEEYSIAAQVWKLSSCDMCELARNSVLMSGFSHKAKRYWLGPNYIKEGQEGNDIRRTNVPDIRVAYRYETMCEELNLITQAIHTDELETIREEGSLCMGAVQAEK